The Prionailurus bengalensis isolate Pbe53 chromosome D2, Fcat_Pben_1.1_paternal_pri, whole genome shotgun sequence genome window below encodes:
- the LOC122493035 gene encoding cytochrome P450 26A1 has translation MGLPALLASALCTFVLPLLLFLAAIKLWDLYCVSSRDRSCALPLPPGTMGFPFFGETLQMVLQRRKFLQMKRRKYGFIYKTHLFGRPTVRVMGADNVRRILLGEHRLVSVHWPASVRTILGSGCLSNLHDSSHKQRKKVIMRAFSREALQYYVPVIAEEVGTCLEQWLSCGERGLLVYPQVKRLMFRIAMRILLGCEPRLANGGDAEQQLVEAFEEMTRNLFSLPIDVPFSGLYRGMKARNLIHARIEENIRAKICGLRAAEAEAEAGGGCKDALQLLIEHSWERGERLDMQALKQSSTELLFGGHETTASAATSLITYLGLYPHVLQKVREELKSKGLLCKSNQDNKLDMEILGQLKYIGCVIKETLRLNPPVPGGFRVALKTFELNGYQIPKGWNVIYSICDTHDVADIFTNKEEFNPDRFMLPHPEDASRFSFIPFGGGLRSCVGKEFAKILLKIFTVELARHCDWRLLNGPPTMKTSPTVYPVDDLPARFTRFQGET, from the exons ATGGGGCTCCCGGCGCTGCTGGCCAGTGCGCTCTGCACCTTCGTGCTACCGCTGCTGCTCTTCCTGGCCGCGATCAAGCTCTGGGACCTGTACTGCGTGAGCAGCCGCGACCGCAGCTGCGCGCTCCCTTTGCCCCCCGGAACTATGGGCTTCCCCTTCTTTGGGGAAACACTGCAGATGGTGCTACAG CGAAGGAAGTTCCTGCAGATGAAGCGCAGGAAATACGGCTTCATCTACAAGACGCATCTGTTCGGGCGGCCCACAGTGCGGGTGATGGGCGCCGACAACGTGCGGCGCATCTTGCTCGGGGAGCACCGGTTGGTGTCGGTTCACTGGCCCGCGTCGGTGCGCACCATCCTGGGCTCCGGCTGCCTCTCCAACCTGCACGACTCCTCGCACAAGCAGCGCAAGAAG GTGATTATGCGGGCCTTCAGCCGCGAGGCGCTCCAGTACTACGTGCCGGTGATCGCGGAAGAAGTGGGCACTTGCCTGGAGCAGTGGCTGAGCTGCGGCGAGCGCGGCCTTCTGGTCTACCCCCAGGTGAAGCGCCTCATGTTCCGCATCGCCATGCGCATCCTGCTGGGCTGTGAGCCCCGACTGGCGAACGGCGGGGACGCGGAGCAGCAGCTGGTGGAGGCCTTCGAGGAAATGACCCGCAATCTCTTCTCGTTGCCCATCGACGTGCCCTTCAGTGGGCTGTACCGG GGCATGAAGGCGCGCAACCTCATCCACGCGCGCATAGAGGAGAACATTCGCGCCAAGATCTGCGGGCTGCGGGCGGCGGAagcggaggcggaggcgggcGGTGGCTGCAAAGATGCGCTGCAGCTGTTGATCGAGCACtcgtgggagaggggagagaggctggacaTGCAG GCACTAAAGCAATCTTCAACCGAACTCCTCTTTGGAGGACATGAAACCACAGCTAGTGCAGCCACGTCTCTGATTACTTACTTGGGGCTCTACCCCCATGTTCTCCAGAAGGTTCGAGAGGAGCTCAAGAGTAAG GGTTTACTTTGCAAAAGCAATCAAGACAACAAGTTGGACATGGAAATTTTGGGACAGCTTAAATACATTGGGTGTGTTATTAAAGAGACCCTTCGACTGAATCCCCCAGTTCCAGGAGGGTTTCGGGTCGCTCTTAAGACTTTTGAATTAAAT GGATACCAGATTCCCAAGGGCTGGAATGTTATCTACAGTATCTGTGATACTCACGATGTGGCAGATATCTTCACCAACAAGGAGGAATTTAATCCTGACCGATTTATGCTGCCTCACCCAGAGGATGCGTCCAGGTTCAGCTTCATTCCATTTGGAGGCGGCCTGAGGAGCTGCGTAGGGAAAGAGTTTGCAaaaattcttctcaaaatatttacaGTGGAGCTGGCCAGGCATTGTGACTGGCGGCTTCTAAATGGACCTCCTACAATGAAAACTAGTCCCACCGTGTACCCTGTGGATGATCTCCCTGCAAGGTTCACCCGTTTCCAGGGGGAAACCTGA
- the LOC122493036 gene encoding cytochrome P450 26C1, which produces MFPWGLSCLSVLGAAGTALLCAGLLLSLAQHLWTLRWTLSRDRASALPLPKGSMGWPFFGETLHWLVQGSRFHSSRRERYGTVFKTHLLGRPVIRVSGAENVRTILLGEHRLVRSQWPQSAHILLGSHTLIGSVGEPHRQRRKVLARAFSRAALQRFVPRLQGVLRREVRSWCAARRPVAVYQASKALTFRMAARILLGLRLDEAQCAELARTFEQFVENLFSLPLDVPFSGLRKGIRARDQLHRYLEEAIAEKLHEDKAAELSDALDMIIHSTRELGHELSVQELKETAVELLFAAFLTTASASTSLVLLLLQHPAAVAKIRQELAAQGLGRACGCAPGAAGGGAGPRPDCGCEPDLSLAALGRLRYTDCVVKEVLRLLPPVSGGYRTALRTFELDGYQIPKGWSVMYSIRDTHETAAVYSSPPEGFDPERFGAAGEESRGACGRFHYIPFGGGARSCLGQELAQAVLQLLAVELVRTARWELATPAFPAMQTVPIVHPVDGLRLFFHPLAPSAARDGLRL; this is translated from the exons ATGTTCCCCTGGGGGCTGAGCTGCCTGTCAGTGCTGGGGGCAGCGGGCACCGCTCTCCTGTGCGCCGGCCTGCTGCTCAGCCTGGCCCAACACCTCTGGACGCTCCGCTGGACGCTGAGCCGGGACCGGGCCtccgccctgcccctgcccaagGGTTCCATGGGCTGGCCCTTCTTCGGCGAAACGCTGCACTGGTTAGTTCAG GGCTCTCGCTTCCACAGCTCCCGCCGGGAGCGCTACGGGACAGTGTTCAAGACGCACCTGCTAGGCAGGCCGGTGATCCGCGTGAGCGGCGCCGAGAACGTGCGCACAATCCTGCTGGGCGAGCACCGCCTGGTGCGCAGCCAGTGGCCGCAGAGCGCGCACATCCTACTGGGCTCGCACACCCTGATCGGCTCAGTCGGTGAGCCGCATCGGCAGCGGCGCAAG GTCCTGGCTCGAGCGTTTAGCCGTGCGGCGCTGCAGCGGTTCGTGCCCCGCCTGCAGGGGGTGCTACGGCGCGAGGTGCGCTCCTGGTGCGCGGCCCGCCGGCCGGTTGCTGTCTACCAGGCCTCCAAGGCTCTTACCTTTCGCATGGCTGCGCGCATCTTACTGGGGCTACGGCTGGATGAAGCGCAGTGCGCGGAGCTGGCCCGGACCTTTGAGCAGTTTGTAGAGAACCTCTTCTCGCTGCCCCTGGACGTACCCTTCAGCGGCCTGCGCAAG GGCATCCGGGCACGAGACCAGTTACATCGGTACCTGGAGGAGGCCATCGCAGAGAAGCTTCATGAAGACAAGGCTGCCGAGCTGAGTGACGCCCTCGACATGATTATCCACAGCACTAGGGAGCTGGGCCATGAGCTCTCAGTGCAGGAGCTGAAG GAGACGGCTGTGGAGCTCCTCTTCGCCGCCTTCCTCACCACGGCCAGTGCCAGCACGTCCCTCGTCCTGCTGCTACTGCAGCACCCGGCGGCCGTCGCCAAGATCCGGCAGGAGCTGGCGGCGCAGGGGCTGGGGCGCGCTTGCGGCTGCGCGCCGGGGGCCGCGGGGGGCGGCGCGGGGCCCCGGCCCGACTGCGGCTGCGAGCCTGACCTCAGCCTGGCGGCGCTGGGCCGTCTGCGCTACACCGACTGCGTGGTCAAGGAGGTGCTGCGCCTCCTGCCGCCCGTGTCCGGGGGCTACCGCACTGCGCTGCGCACCTTCGAGCTCGAC GGCTACCAGATTCCCAAGGGCTGGAGCGTGATGTATAGCATCCGGGACACGCACGAGACGGCCGCAGTGTACAGCAGTCCGCCTGAGGGCTTCGACCCCGAGCGCTTCGGCGCGGCGGGCGAGGAGTCGCGGGGCGCCTGCGGCCGCTTCCATTACATCCCCTTCGGCGGCGGAGCGCGCAGCTGTCTCGGCCAGGAGCTGGCACAGGCCGTGCTCCAGCTGCTGGCGGTGGAGCTGGTGCGCACGGCGCGCTGGGAACTGGCCACGCCTGCCTTCCCCGCCATGCAGACCGTGCCCATCGTGCACCCGGTGGACGGGCTGCGGCTCTTTTTCCACCCGCTCGCGCCTTCGGCGGCGCGAGATGGGCTACGCCTCTGA